The Kineothrix sp. MB12-C1 genome includes a window with the following:
- a CDS encoding helix-turn-helix domain-containing protein, with protein MKKTYDRLAAGDRLRLKRTLLEMTQDEMAEKIGRATKYYADIERGNCGMSIETLLALSETLNMSLDYIILGTNNTDSANHTDESLAVISLLNNCDERTRRYALRMLKIFLIACSNSEQDTGFDSNTNI; from the coding sequence ATGAAGAAAACTTATGACCGGCTCGCGGCCGGGGACAGGCTACGCCTCAAGCGTACCCTTCTTGAGATGACTCAGGATGAAATGGCGGAGAAAATAGGACGTGCTACTAAATATTATGCGGATATCGAACGCGGAAATTGTGGGATGTCAATTGAAACTCTCCTAGCCCTGTCAGAAACACTAAATATGTCTTTGGACTATATTATTCTAGGCACAAACAACACTGACAGTGCAAATCACACAGACGAAAGTCTGGCCGTCATTAGCCTGCTAAACAATTGTGACGAAAGAACGCGCCGCTATGCATTGAGAATGCTAAAGATTTTTCTGATTGCTTGTAGTAATAGCGAACAGGACACCGGATTCGATAGTAACACTAACATATGA
- the ftsZ gene encoding cell division protein FtsZ: protein MLEIKTNDAEAAAKIIVVGVGGAGNNAVNRMIDENIDGVEFIGVNTDKQALQLCKAPKLLQIGEKLTKGLGAGAKPEIGEKAAQESEEEVTAALKGADMVFVTCGMGGGTGTGAAPVVAKIAKDMGILTVGVVTKPFRFEAKARMVNALNGIEKIKDNVDTLIVIPNDKLLEIVDRRTTMPDALRKADEVLQQAVQGITDLINVPAVINLDFADVQTVMKEKGIAHIGIGYGKGDDKASEAVKMAVESPLLETTISGATHVIINVSGDITLADASDAASYVQELAGDEVNIIFGAMYDADKGDSCTITVIATGLEDAGTKAAAAFGNAYKPGYITPSSLQPKNTHNAGVMNTGGMNQGVSIPNVTTQAATLKPISGINKPADIRSSVEEKTLKIPDFLQRK, encoded by the coding sequence TTGCTTGAGATTAAGACAAACGATGCTGAGGCTGCAGCAAAGATTATAGTAGTAGGGGTCGGCGGTGCAGGCAATAATGCTGTAAATAGAATGATTGATGAGAATATTGACGGTGTAGAATTCATAGGAGTGAATACGGACAAGCAGGCTTTACAATTATGTAAGGCGCCGAAGCTTCTTCAAATCGGTGAGAAGCTGACAAAGGGGTTGGGAGCAGGAGCGAAGCCTGAAATCGGTGAAAAAGCGGCACAGGAGAGTGAAGAGGAAGTGACGGCGGCATTAAAAGGTGCCGACATGGTCTTTGTTACCTGTGGTATGGGAGGCGGTACCGGAACAGGGGCAGCGCCTGTTGTTGCTAAGATTGCGAAGGATATGGGTATCCTTACTGTCGGAGTAGTAACGAAGCCTTTCCGCTTTGAAGCGAAGGCCCGTATGGTGAACGCACTTAACGGCATCGAGAAGATTAAAGACAATGTGGACACGCTTATCGTTATCCCTAATGATAAATTATTAGAAATCGTGGACAGACGGACAACCATGCCGGATGCCCTTAGGAAAGCGGATGAAGTATTGCAACAGGCAGTACAGGGAATTACGGATCTTATTAATGTTCCGGCAGTAATTAATTTGGATTTCGCAGACGTACAGACGGTTATGAAGGAGAAAGGAATTGCTCATATCGGTATCGGTTATGGAAAAGGAGATGACAAAGCCAGCGAAGCAGTTAAGATGGCAGTGGAAAGTCCCCTTCTTGAAACGACGATTTCAGGAGCGACTCATGTTATTATCAACGTTTCCGGCGACATCACGCTTGCGGATGCTTCTGATGCGGCGAGCTATGTACAAGAACTTGCGGGCGACGAGGTTAACATTATCTTCGGTGCGATGTATGATGCAGACAAGGGGGATTCCTGCACGATTACTGTAATTGCGACCGGTCTTGAGGATGCGGGAACGAAGGCAGCAGCAGCTTTTGGTAATGCTTATAAGCCGGGATATATCACCCCTTCTTCTTTACAGCCTAAAAATACACATAATGCAGGAGTAATGAACACTGGCGGGATGAATCAAGGAGTGAGTATACCTAATGTTACAACACAGGCTGCTACCTTGAAGCCAATTTCCGGCATTAATAAGCCTGCGGATATTAGAAGTTCGGTAGAAGAAAAGACGCTTAAGATTCCGGATTTTCTTCAGAGAAAATAA
- a CDS encoding CpsB/CapC family capsule biosynthesis tyrosine phosphatase has translation MDEDMREMIGEFVDIHSHILPGIDDGAQDIEMSMRMLQIACDNGIKHIVLTPHYKPMHHNADKEKIRMLTDKLRGKVEEEGLEIKLYDGNEVYYHSEALMGLENDKVFRMADSSYVLVEFGPMDEFDYIRNGLYQLLSGGYRPIVAHAERYEKLFSRQEGIEDIIEMGCYIQVNAGSIMGGMGYRTKSYTKYLLKNELVHFVATDAHNTDKRGPFLKDCAKYISRKYGKDYMRRLLCENPAKVLGNEYI, from the coding sequence GTGGATGAAGATATGAGAGAAATGATAGGGGAATTTGTGGACATCCATTCTCATATTCTCCCCGGTATAGATGATGGGGCACAGGATATAGAGATGAGTATGAGGATGCTGCAAATTGCATGTGATAACGGAATTAAGCATATTGTTTTGACTCCGCATTATAAACCGATGCATCATAATGCGGACAAGGAAAAGATACGGATGCTTACGGATAAACTCCGTGGGAAGGTTGAAGAGGAAGGTCTGGAGATAAAACTTTATGATGGTAATGAAGTGTATTATCACAGTGAAGCACTAATGGGACTGGAGAATGATAAAGTATTTCGCATGGCAGATTCCTCCTATGTATTGGTGGAATTTGGTCCAATGGACGAGTTCGACTATATACGAAACGGGTTATACCAATTATTGTCCGGAGGATATCGCCCGATAGTGGCTCATGCAGAACGATATGAAAAATTATTTTCAAGGCAAGAAGGTATCGAAGATATTATTGAGATGGGTTGTTATATACAAGTAAATGCAGGAAGTATCATGGGAGGAATGGGGTATCGGACAAAAAGCTATACCAAATATCTTCTCAAAAATGAATTAGTACATTTTGTGGCAACGGATGCCCATAACACAGATAAGAGAGGTCCCTTCTTAAAGGACTGCGCCAAATATATAAGCAGGAAGTATGGAAAAGATTATATGAGGAGACTTTTGTGTGAAAACCCGGCAAAAGTACTCGGTAATGAATATATATAA
- a CDS encoding ECF transporter S component: MNRSKTYKLVWSGLLIALGVVLPFLTGQIQSIGNMLLPMHLPVLIGGFICGGPYGAAIGFIVPLLRSMMFGMPPMFPVAVSMACELAVYGFVTGFLYRRLPKKNSMIYVALIAAMIAGRIVAGAANVVLYGIGGNGYSMQMFMAGMFLNAIPGIILQLVLIPVLIMIFKKSKVME; the protein is encoded by the coding sequence ATGAACAGATCAAAAACGTATAAACTTGTGTGGTCGGGATTACTTATTGCGCTCGGAGTGGTACTTCCCTTTTTGACGGGTCAGATTCAAAGTATAGGAAATATGCTGCTCCCCATGCATTTACCGGTACTCATTGGAGGATTTATTTGCGGCGGACCATATGGGGCAGCAATCGGCTTTATCGTTCCGCTCCTTCGAAGCATGATGTTCGGTATGCCTCCGATGTTCCCCGTAGCGGTATCCATGGCATGTGAGCTGGCAGTATATGGCTTCGTAACCGGCTTCTTATATCGCAGACTGCCGAAGAAGAACAGTATGATTTATGTCGCTCTGATTGCGGCGATGATTGCCGGACGCATTGTGGCGGGTGCTGCCAACGTAGTATTGTATGGAATCGGAGGAAATGGATATTCCATGCAGATGTTCATGGCAGGGATGTTCCTTAATGCAATACCGGGAATTATTTTGCAGCTTGTACTTATCCCGGTTCTGATAATGATCTTCAAAAAATCTAAGGTTATGGAATAG
- a CDS encoding LCP family protein → MNKKKIRDKEANLEKEMLLNPENIVKRKRDQRKRVLIAVGIGFIIFIGVILISFQMVKAIGKANLQGKAITEVPELLTEELESAMEEQQWQEGWVRYKDTTYAYNTDIMTFLVMGIDKNDDVEEVAGGTNGGQADALFLLVLNPHDKSIKVIGINRNTMTDVNLYTEDGAYMTTVTAQIAVQHGFGNGMEESCEYQLDAVKKLFYNLPIHGYCAINMSAVIPLTDMVGGIELTALEDVKSSFKEEKGAYVVKSGETILLDGRSGYSYVRYRDINIAGSSDMRLKRQKQYLEEAISSIKTETKKDISLPIKLYNAVESQMVTNITVDEVTYLVSTAIDYNFDSKQFYFLKGETVQGEKFEEYYIDEDALYEMILHIFYEPI, encoded by the coding sequence ATGAATAAGAAAAAAATAAGGGATAAAGAGGCTAATCTTGAAAAGGAGATGCTTTTAAATCCTGAAAATATAGTAAAGCGTAAGAGGGACCAAAGAAAAAGAGTACTTATTGCTGTAGGGATTGGTTTCATTATTTTTATAGGAGTAATACTTATTTCTTTTCAAATGGTAAAAGCAATAGGTAAAGCCAATTTACAGGGGAAGGCCATAACAGAAGTACCTGAGCTGCTGACGGAAGAACTGGAATCTGCAATGGAAGAGCAGCAATGGCAGGAAGGTTGGGTCAGATATAAGGATACAACATATGCTTACAATACGGATATCATGACCTTTCTTGTTATGGGTATCGACAAAAATGATGATGTGGAAGAAGTGGCAGGAGGAACAAACGGAGGACAGGCTGATGCTTTGTTTCTATTGGTACTTAACCCTCATGATAAATCTATCAAGGTAATCGGTATCAACCGCAATACGATGACCGATGTAAATTTGTACACTGAAGATGGTGCTTATATGACTACGGTCACGGCGCAAATTGCAGTACAGCATGGATTTGGCAATGGAATGGAGGAAAGCTGTGAATATCAGTTGGATGCAGTAAAAAAGTTGTTCTATAACTTGCCGATACATGGATATTGCGCAATAAATATGAGCGCAGTAATACCTTTAACAGATATGGTGGGCGGAATCGAACTGACGGCTCTTGAGGATGTAAAGTCATCTTTTAAGGAAGAAAAGGGAGCTTATGTAGTAAAGTCAGGAGAAACAATTCTTCTTGATGGCAGGAGCGGATATTCCTATGTACGCTATCGCGATATCAACATAGCAGGCTCCTCGGATATGAGGCTTAAGAGACAGAAACAGTATTTGGAGGAAGCCATAAGTAGTATAAAAACGGAAACGAAGAAAGATATTTCACTTCCTATTAAGCTATATAATGCCGTTGAATCACAGATGGTAACTAATATTACAGTAGATGAGGTGACTTATCTGGTATCCACTGCTATAGACTATAATTTTGATTCAAAGCAGTTTTATTTTCTGAAGGGAGAGACTGTACAGGGAGAAAAATTTGAAGAATATTACATCGATGAGGATGCTCTATATGAGATGATATTGCATATTTTCTATGAGCCTATCTAA
- a CDS encoding class B sortase, translating to MRKYTYALIGVLLICLSGCGKQGTQINEPESKETEAVIEEGVGLSGESAKDGHINFEVLQKENPEIFAWLYVPGTDIDYPVLQSAVSDEYYKTHTQEGKEGQAGALYTEMPNMMNMCDFNTIIHGKDMEDDSLFASLHQFEDSEFFDKNDKFYIYLPGNVLTYEIFAAYYDEGSDILRRYDYTTYEGCIDYLQQIYGLREMGKNLREGWEDLTPYHFLVTLNGDIREEAKQYVVLGVLIEDAAGNIDRVILED from the coding sequence ATGAGAAAATATACATATGCGTTAATAGGAGTCCTTTTGATATGCTTATCCGGTTGTGGTAAGCAAGGGACACAAATAAATGAGCCGGAGTCCAAAGAAACAGAGGCTGTGATAGAAGAAGGTGTCGGTCTTTCAGGAGAATCAGCAAAGGATGGTCATATTAATTTCGAAGTGCTCCAAAAAGAGAATCCTGAAATTTTCGCATGGCTGTATGTGCCGGGAACGGATATTGATTATCCGGTTTTACAAAGTGCTGTGTCTGATGAGTATTATAAGACCCATACACAGGAAGGGAAAGAGGGGCAGGCAGGTGCGCTTTATACAGAGATGCCCAATATGATGAATATGTGTGACTTCAATACAATCATACATGGTAAAGATATGGAGGATGATAGCCTATTTGCAAGCTTGCATCAATTTGAAGATAGCGAATTTTTTGATAAAAATGATAAGTTCTATATTTATCTCCCGGGTAATGTACTTACCTACGAAATCTTCGCAGCTTATTATGATGAAGGCAGCGATATTTTAAGAAGATATGATTATACCACTTATGAAGGCTGTATAGATTATTTGCAGCAGATATATGGTTTGAGAGAAATGGGAAAGAACCTAAGAGAAGGATGGGAGGATTTGACACCATATCATTTTCTTGTGACGCTTAACGGTGATATCCGGGAGGAAGCAAAGCAGTACGTTGTGCTGGGAGTGCTGATAGAGGATGCCGCAGGCAATATAGACAGAGTAATTCTGGAAGATTAG
- a CDS encoding uridine kinase family protein: MLTEIKEKIIRIKEEKSKKPNQPILIAIDGKSGSGKSTLGERLKEELGGNLFHMDDFFLRPSQRTEERLEEIGGNVDYERFYPILRQIQQGETAIYQPYSCKLQVLEEEMTITPQVINIVEGSYSMHPYFGEIYDLTVALNIGKEEQRERILKRNGEEMFQRFETEWIPKENAYLEKFRIYEKSHLVFNVSQYKSFYS; the protein is encoded by the coding sequence ATGTTAACAGAAATTAAAGAGAAAATTATTCGGATTAAAGAAGAGAAAAGTAAGAAGCCGAATCAGCCAATCTTGATTGCGATCGATGGAAAGAGCGGAAGTGGTAAGAGTACGCTCGGCGAGCGGCTTAAAGAAGAGCTTGGCGGCAATCTCTTTCATATGGATGATTTCTTCCTAAGACCCTCTCAGAGAACAGAGGAAAGGCTGGAAGAGATAGGCGGTAATGTGGATTATGAACGCTTTTATCCGATTCTTCGGCAGATACAGCAAGGAGAAACTGCAATTTACCAGCCTTATAGCTGTAAACTGCAGGTCCTTGAAGAGGAGATGACAATTACCCCGCAAGTAATCAACATTGTAGAAGGTTCCTATAGCATGCATCCCTACTTCGGAGAAATTTATGATTTGACAGTTGCTCTTAATATCGGAAAAGAGGAGCAACGGGAGCGGATCTTAAAAAGGAACGGTGAGGAAATGTTCCAGCGATTCGAAACGGAATGGATTCCGAAAGAAAATGCATATCTGGAGAAGTTTAGAATCTATGAAAAGAGTCATCTGGTATTCAATGTAAGTCAATATAAAAGTTTTTACAGTTAG
- a CDS encoding YveK family protein: MENQKDNDMIEIDLLEMWGVLWRHLGMIMSVGLFTALLCFLFSRFIMDPTYESMTKIYILNKSESASVTYSDVQLGTQLTKDYAELITSRYVLEEVIQKLSLDVSYDGMLNMVTVTTPSDTRIVAITVKNIDPIVAMNIANCIREVASEHIQNVMDIEAVNIVETANMPTEKAGPNSIKWTLVGGVIGFFIMCAIILIKYLMDDTVKSSEDVERYLGLSTLALIPLTTDGAGKKKKQKRKIQ, from the coding sequence ATGGAAAATCAAAAAGATAACGATATGATAGAGATAGATTTGCTGGAGATGTGGGGCGTTTTATGGAGACATCTTGGAATGATAATGAGTGTAGGACTTTTTACGGCCCTGCTTTGTTTTCTATTCAGCAGATTTATTATGGATCCTACTTATGAATCTATGACAAAGATATATATTCTTAATAAATCTGAAAGTGCGTCAGTCACGTATAGCGATGTACAATTAGGAACTCAGCTCACAAAAGATTATGCAGAGTTGATTACTAGCAGATATGTATTAGAAGAAGTGATACAAAAGCTATCCTTGGATGTAAGCTATGACGGTATGCTGAATATGGTAACTGTTACAACGCCTAGTGATACGCGTATTGTAGCTATTACGGTAAAAAACATTGATCCGATTGTGGCGATGAATATAGCTAACTGTATTCGGGAAGTTGCTAGCGAGCATATACAAAATGTAATGGATATTGAGGCGGTAAATATAGTGGAAACAGCTAATATGCCAACCGAAAAAGCAGGTCCTAACAGTATTAAGTGGACTTTGGTCGGTGGAGTCATTGGCTTTTTTATTATGTGTGCGATTATTCTTATTAAATATTTGATGGATGATACTGTTAAATCTTCTGAGGATGTGGAAAGATACCTGGGGCTTAGTACTTTGGCATTAATTCCTCTTACTACGGATGGAGCAGGGAAAAAGAAAAAACAGAAAAGGAAAATACAATGA
- the sigG gene encoding RNA polymerase sporulation sigma factor SigG, producing the protein MVQGKVEICGVNTSKLPLLKNAEKEALFSRIEEGDKEARQQYIEGNLRLVLSVIKRFSSSNENVDDLFQIGCIGLIKAIDNFDSSLNVKFSTYAVPMIIGEIRRFLRDNNAIRVSRSLKDTAYKAIYAKENLMKRNLKEPTINEIATEIGIAKEDIVYALDAIQNPMSLYDPVFTDGGDTLYVMDQISDKKNKEETWVEHLSLSEAMKRLGEREHEIISLRFFEGKTQMEVADMIGISQAQVSRLEKNALRVMKNYLTA; encoded by the coding sequence ATGGTACAGGGAAAAGTGGAAATATGCGGAGTAAATACGTCGAAGCTGCCGCTTCTTAAAAATGCGGAAAAAGAAGCTCTATTTTCCAGAATTGAAGAGGGGGATAAAGAGGCTAGGCAACAATACATCGAGGGAAATCTACGGCTTGTGCTTAGCGTTATTAAAAGGTTTTCTTCCAGCAATGAGAATGTGGATGATTTATTTCAAATCGGCTGCATCGGACTTATTAAGGCAATCGATAACTTCGACTCTTCGTTGAATGTGAAGTTTTCCACTTATGCGGTGCCCATGATTATCGGAGAAATCAGGCGTTTTCTTCGGGATAATAATGCTATTCGGGTGAGCCGTTCCTTAAAGGATACTGCATATAAGGCGATTTATGCCAAGGAAAATCTGATGAAACGGAATCTAAAGGAGCCTACCATCAATGAAATTGCTACAGAAATAGGGATCGCAAAAGAGGATATCGTGTATGCATTAGATGCCATACAAAATCCTATGAGTCTGTACGACCCTGTTTTCACGGATGGAGGAGATACGCTTTATGTGATGGATCAAATCAGTGATAAGAAGAATAAGGAAGAGACATGGGTGGAGCATCTTTCGCTCAGTGAAGCTATGAAGCGATTGGGAGAGAGAGAACATGAGATTATCAGCTTGCGATTCTTCGAAGGAAAAACGCAAATGGAAGTTGCTGATATGATAGGAATCTCTCAGGCACAGGTATCCAGATTGGAGAAGAATGCACTGCGCGTTATGAAAAACTATTTGACGGCTTAG
- a CDS encoding sigma-E processing peptidase SpoIIGA encodes MARSVKDMYVYEINIDSLFLINFVMNLYLYSLISRTLGRTATRTRIWGISIGGTAVFCLMLLLPGIPVFIKRFIGPVLINMIMTAVIFKVRQIGEVVRCTGYLFVYAFFLGGLMKFLFANVTFLHNKTESIWYILGAGWFGYAILSWWNEQIRKRKACHVYPVTLSGYGKTVTLKALSDTGNSLREPISGKPVSVIEEGALGELALIKMPEKLKIIPYHSVGKENGILEGYEVPELMIEREEGTIRWQKVIVGISTNKISANGAYQMILHPDLCSEAPDKAKGHRLIRRLGGE; translated from the coding sequence GTGGCGCGATCCGTTAAGGATATGTATGTGTATGAGATAAATATTGACAGCTTATTTCTTATAAACTTTGTGATGAATCTCTATCTTTACTCGCTTATATCCAGAACCTTGGGACGTACTGCCACGCGTACCAGGATATGGGGTATAAGTATTGGAGGAACTGCAGTTTTTTGTTTGATGCTCCTTTTGCCGGGAATTCCGGTGTTTATCAAAAGATTTATAGGACCTGTTCTGATCAATATGATAATGACTGCAGTAATCTTTAAGGTAAGGCAGATTGGGGAAGTAGTCCGCTGCACCGGTTATCTATTTGTATATGCCTTTTTCCTGGGCGGCCTTATGAAGTTCCTATTTGCGAATGTTACATTTTTACATAATAAAACAGAAAGTATCTGGTATATCTTAGGGGCCGGTTGGTTCGGATATGCGATACTGTCTTGGTGGAATGAGCAGATAAGGAAAAGAAAGGCTTGCCACGTTTACCCGGTCACATTAAGCGGATATGGGAAAACAGTTACATTAAAGGCGCTTTCTGATACAGGTAACAGCTTAAGGGAGCCGATTAGCGGCAAGCCGGTGTCCGTCATAGAAGAGGGGGCGCTTGGGGAACTCGCCCTCATCAAGATGCCGGAAAAGCTGAAAATAATACCATATCATAGCGTAGGAAAGGAAAATGGCATTCTGGAAGGATATGAAGTACCGGAACTGATGATAGAAAGAGAGGAAGGAACGATACGATGGCAGAAAGTAATTGTGGGTATCAGCACAAATAAAATATCCGCAAATGGAGCATATCAAATGATATTGCATCCGGATTTATGCAGCGAAGCACCTGATAAAGCAAAGGGGCATCGGTTAATCAGAAGACTAGGAGGAGAATAA
- a CDS encoding polysaccharide biosynthesis tyrosine autokinase has product MMQEVRLQFSQTDNYRKREAFKTLRSNIEFCGEDMKVITVTSCTPNEGKSSVAMEIAKAFAEAGNKTMLIDADMRKSVLVGRYKTGAIKMGLTHCLIGKATYLDVACNTNIPNLFITFSGPVPPNPSELLGGSRFASILSGLRKTFDYVIIDTPPLGSVIDAAVCAKQCDGTVLVVESNAVSYKFVQKVKEQLDMAGSRILGVVLNKVDMDGKGHYGQYGKYYGKYYGKYGEENGGIMNSVIDKEEIDKIDDIEEIE; this is encoded by the coding sequence ATGATGCAAGAGGTAAGGTTACAATTCAGTCAGACTGATAATTACAGAAAAAGAGAAGCATTCAAGACACTGCGCAGCAATATAGAGTTTTGTGGCGAAGATATGAAAGTAATAACCGTAACTAGTTGTACTCCCAATGAAGGTAAGTCCAGTGTGGCGATGGAAATAGCAAAAGCCTTTGCAGAGGCAGGAAATAAAACAATGTTAATCGATGCAGATATGCGAAAGTCCGTGTTAGTAGGAAGATATAAGACGGGAGCAATAAAAATGGGTCTAACCCATTGTTTGATAGGAAAAGCCACCTATCTCGATGTGGCTTGTAATACCAACATACCCAATTTATTCATTACTTTTTCAGGACCTGTTCCGCCCAATCCAAGCGAGTTGCTGGGCGGTTCGAGATTTGCTTCTATTTTAAGCGGTCTTAGGAAGACGTTTGATTATGTAATTATAGATACACCGCCTCTTGGAAGTGTCATTGATGCCGCAGTGTGCGCTAAGCAATGCGATGGTACTGTTCTGGTCGTGGAAAGCAACGCGGTAAGCTATAAGTTCGTACAAAAAGTCAAGGAACAATTGGATATGGCTGGCAGTAGAATACTTGGCGTAGTACTGAACAAGGTAGATATGGACGGAAAGGGCCATTATGGGCAGTATGGAAAATACTATGGCAAGTATTATGGTAAATATGGGGAAGAAAATGGGGGAATTATGAATTCTGTAATAGATAAAGAGGAAATAGACAAAATTGATGATATTGAAGAGATAGAGTAG
- a CDS encoding PRC-barrel domain-containing protein, with protein MLFSELRCKQVINLKDCKCLGRVNDLEFDECSGQICKIIVSNGNRFACWFNNEPEYIICFKDIKKIGPDIIIVDIGR; from the coding sequence ATGCTCTTTTCCGAATTAAGATGCAAACAAGTTATCAACCTTAAAGACTGCAAATGTCTTGGACGGGTAAACGACCTGGAATTCGACGAATGCAGCGGACAAATATGCAAAATTATCGTCTCAAACGGCAACCGATTCGCTTGCTGGTTTAATAATGAACCTGAATATATTATCTGCTTTAAAGATATTAAGAAAATTGGCCCCGATATTATTATTGTAGATATTGGCCGCTGA
- the sigE gene encoding RNA polymerase sporulation sigma factor SigE, which yields MIFKVAIPGKVQFKIVKKEPNFFMTKQGDIHYIGGTEVLPPPLEVEKENEIIGDLGTEYEDEAKSILIEHNLRLVVYIAKKFDNTGVGVEDLISIGTIGLIKSINTFNPEKNIKLATYASRCIENEILMYLRRNNKTKLEVSIDEPLNVDWDGNELLLSDILGTDEDVIYRDIENEVERKLLMKAINKLSDRERTIINLRFGLGTPDGQEMTQKEVAVLLGISQSYISRLEKKIMKRLKKELIREE from the coding sequence ATGATTTTTAAAGTGGCAATACCAGGGAAGGTTCAATTTAAGATTGTTAAGAAGGAACCTAACTTCTTCATGACAAAGCAGGGGGATATTCATTACATAGGTGGGACAGAGGTACTGCCGCCGCCCCTCGAGGTAGAGAAGGAAAATGAGATTATAGGCGATTTGGGAACGGAATATGAAGATGAGGCGAAATCGATTCTTATAGAGCACAATTTAAGGCTCGTAGTGTATATTGCAAAGAAATTTGATAATACAGGTGTCGGTGTAGAAGACTTGATTTCCATAGGAACAATAGGCTTAATAAAATCCATTAATACCTTTAATCCGGAAAAGAATATTAAGCTGGCAACCTATGCCTCAAGATGTATTGAAAATGAAATTTTAATGTATTTGAGAAGGAATAATAAGACGAAGCTTGAAGTGTCCATCGATGAACCTCTCAATGTGGATTGGGACGGGAATGAGCTGCTGTTATCGGATATTTTGGGCACAGATGAGGATGTCATATATCGTGACATTGAGAATGAAGTGGAAAGAAAGCTTTTGATGAAAGCTATCAATAAATTATCGGACAGGGAAAGAACGATTATTAATCTCAGGTTCGGGCTGGGAACGCCGGACGGTCAGGAAATGACACAGAAAGAAGTGGCCGTATTGCTCGGCATATCCCAGTCGTATATATCAAGGCTCGAAAAAAAGATAATGAAGCGCCTAAAAAAGGAGTTGATAAGAGAAGAGTAG